One window of the Pseudomonas lurida genome contains the following:
- a CDS encoding LysR substrate-binding domain-containing protein — protein sequence MSRRLPPLYALRAFEAASRHNSFTRAAEELSITQSAVSRHIRTLEEHFACRLFQRSGRTLQLTEAARLLLPGVREGFAALERACHTLNAEDDILRMKAPSTLTMRWLLARLSRFRALQPGNEVQLTSAWMNVDEVDFNQEPFDCAVLLSFGHFPADWEASYLFPEFLIPVGAPNLLADGPWDATRLATAELLHPTPDRRDWRNWLDRMGLSTQVSLKGGQVFDTLELGMIAAARGYGVSMGDLLMVAEDVAQGRLSLPWPTAVASGENYYLVWPKTRPGGERLRRLAEFLQAEVKAMELPRVERLD from the coding sequence ATGTCGCGTCGTCTTCCTCCGCTGTATGCCCTCCGTGCGTTTGAGGCGGCATCCCGGCACAACTCCTTCACCCGCGCGGCGGAGGAGTTGTCCATTACTCAAAGTGCGGTGAGCCGACATATCCGCACATTGGAGGAGCATTTCGCCTGTCGCCTGTTCCAGCGCAGCGGCCGCACCCTGCAGCTCACCGAAGCTGCACGCCTGCTGTTGCCCGGTGTGCGCGAAGGTTTCGCCGCCCTGGAGCGGGCCTGCCATACCCTGAATGCCGAAGATGACATCCTGCGCATGAAGGCGCCGTCGACACTGACCATGCGTTGGCTGCTGGCGCGGCTCAGTCGTTTTCGGGCGTTACAGCCGGGCAATGAAGTGCAACTGACCAGCGCCTGGATGAACGTGGACGAGGTGGACTTCAACCAGGAGCCGTTCGACTGTGCGGTGCTGCTGAGTTTTGGGCACTTTCCGGCGGACTGGGAGGCCAGTTATCTATTCCCGGAATTTCTGATTCCGGTTGGCGCCCCCAACCTGTTGGCGGATGGGCCCTGGGATGCCACACGCCTGGCCACCGCCGAATTGCTGCACCCCACGCCCGACCGCCGCGATTGGCGCAATTGGCTGGATCGCATGGGGCTGTCTACCCAGGTGTCGCTCAAGGGCGGGCAGGTATTCGACACCCTCGAATTGGGCATGATCGCCGCCGCGCGGGGCTATGGCGTGTCCATGGGCGACTTGCTGATGGTGGCCGAAGACGTCGCCCAGGGACGGCTGAGCCTGCCTTGGCCAACCGCCGTAGCCAGTGGCGAAAATTACTACTTGGTGTGGCCAAAAACCCGTCCTGGCGGCGAGCGTTTGCGGCGTTTGGCGGAGTTTCTGCAGGCGGAAGTCAAGGCCATGGAATTGCCCCGTGTCGAACGCCTTGATTGA
- a CDS encoding NorM family multidrug efflux MATE transporter, whose product MIMQHPARTELWAILRLSGPLIASQLAHMLMVLTDTLMMARLSPEALAGGGLGAASYSFVSIFCIGVIAAVGTLVAIRHGAGDIEGATRLTQAGLWLAWLMALAAGLLLWNLKPLLLMFGQTETNVHSAGQFLTILPFALPGFLSFMALRGFTSAIGQAKPVMVISLGGAVANYLLNHALIEGMFGLPKLGLMGIGLVTAVVANGMALALMWYIHRNRTYAAYPLSTGLLRLNTQYLRELWRLGLPIGGTYAVEVGLFAFAALCMGTMGSTQLAAHQVALQIVSVAFMVPAGMSYAVTMRIGQHYGAGRLLQARLAGRVGIGFGAAVMLGFAAMLWLFSDPLIGLLIDHNDPAFHDVIVLAVSLLAVAAWFELFDGVQTIAMGCIRGLKDAKTTFLIGAGCYWLIGAPSAWLMAFTLGWGPTGVWWGLALGLACAAVSLTWAFEAKMKRMIRREPETYSTLHAAQPD is encoded by the coding sequence ATGATCATGCAGCATCCGGCACGTACCGAACTCTGGGCCATTCTGCGGCTGTCGGGGCCGTTGATTGCCTCACAGTTGGCGCACATGCTGATGGTGCTGACCGACACCCTGATGATGGCCCGCCTTAGCCCCGAAGCCTTGGCCGGTGGTGGCTTGGGCGCGGCGAGCTATTCGTTCGTGTCGATTTTCTGCATTGGCGTAATTGCTGCCGTGGGCACCCTTGTGGCCATCCGTCACGGCGCGGGCGATATCGAAGGCGCCACCCGCCTGACCCAGGCCGGGCTGTGGCTGGCTTGGCTGATGGCCTTGGCGGCAGGCTTGCTGCTGTGGAACCTCAAGCCGCTGCTGCTGATGTTCGGCCAGACCGAAACCAATGTGCACTCGGCCGGGCAATTCCTGACGATCCTGCCGTTCGCACTGCCTGGCTTCCTGAGCTTCATGGCCCTTCGCGGCTTCACCAGCGCGATTGGCCAGGCCAAGCCGGTGATGGTGATCAGCCTCGGCGGTGCAGTGGCTAATTACCTGCTCAACCATGCATTGATCGAAGGCATGTTCGGCCTGCCGAAACTGGGCCTGATGGGCATCGGCCTGGTCACGGCCGTCGTCGCCAACGGCATGGCGTTGGCGCTGATGTGGTATATCCACCGCAACCGTACCTATGCTGCCTACCCGCTGAGCACCGGCCTGCTGCGGCTCAATACCCAGTATCTGCGCGAGTTGTGGCGCCTGGGCCTGCCGATTGGTGGCACCTATGCGGTGGAAGTCGGGTTGTTTGCCTTTGCGGCGCTGTGCATGGGCACCATGGGCAGCACACAGTTGGCGGCGCATCAGGTCGCACTGCAGATCGTCTCGGTGGCGTTCATGGTGCCCGCGGGGATGTCCTATGCGGTGACCATGCGCATCGGCCAGCATTACGGCGCCGGGCGACTGCTGCAGGCACGCCTGGCCGGGCGCGTCGGCATAGGATTCGGCGCGGCGGTGATGTTGGGATTTGCCGCGATGCTGTGGCTGTTTTCCGATCCGCTGATCGGACTGCTCATCGACCACAACGACCCGGCGTTCCACGATGTGATCGTCCTGGCCGTCAGCCTGCTGGCCGTCGCCGCGTGGTTCGAGCTGTTCGACGGCGTGCAAACCATCGCCATGGGCTGCATTCGTGGGCTCAAAGACGCCAAGACCACCTTTCTGATCGGCGCGGGCTGCTACTGGTTGATCGGCGCACCGTCGGCCTGGCTGATGGCCTTCACCCTGGGCTGGGGACCGACTGGCGTGTGGTGGGGGCTGGCGCTGGGCCTGGCGTGCGCGGCGGTCAGCCTGACCTGGGCGTTTGAGGCGAAGATGAAGCGGATGATTCGGCGAGAGCCTGAAACCTACAGCACGTTGCACGCGGCCCAGCCGGACTGA
- a CDS encoding putative bifunctional diguanylate cyclase/phosphodiesterase → MSTPVEPLRLLLLADEPAWAALLRECLAPMGDGAVLISAPNWDSVSRLFDDDHSAVLLTTPSLQPGPGRCSLPCVLLLEQEPLVSPLGVSDWLVRDVLDADTLRRCLRHVRERGVLENTLQRLAEQDPLTGIANRQGFQTLLTARLAENEGRGLALGHLDLDNFRHANDALGHQAGDRLILQVVSRLKSQLEVGDQLARLGSDEFALLIDTRRAPQRAEWMAERITEVMAEPYWVDGESLLIGCSLGVAHARARAGADPLMWHAHIAMQQAKSTQGCTFHIFNERINRNARSLADLESELRRALRRDELELHYQPRLDLDDGHIVGLEALVRWRHGERGLLPPSEFVPLAEQSGLIVPLGYWVISRALRDMQDLRERGLPPLHMAVNLSFRQFQDSQLLSTLSRLIAERGVEAQWLEFELTETAVMRRSDLVKQTMDALGRLGVRFSLDDFGTGFSSFVHLNSLPIALLKIDKSFVGGMEEREENRKLVHAMINLAHNLNLEVVAEGVETPEQLALLRLFGCDQAQGYLISKPLPLPELVEYLTFGKGQQALLG, encoded by the coding sequence TTGTCTACGCCTGTCGAACCCTTGCGTTTGCTGCTGCTGGCCGATGAGCCCGCGTGGGCAGCGTTATTGCGCGAGTGCCTGGCGCCGATGGGCGATGGGGCTGTGCTGATCAGTGCGCCAAACTGGGATTCCGTGAGCCGTCTGTTCGATGACGACCACAGCGCGGTGCTGTTGACCACGCCCAGCCTGCAGCCCGGGCCTGGCCGTTGCAGCCTGCCCTGTGTGTTGCTGCTGGAGCAGGAACCCCTGGTTTCGCCCCTTGGCGTCAGCGACTGGCTGGTGCGTGATGTATTGGACGCCGATACATTACGCCGCTGCCTGCGGCATGTCCGCGAGCGTGGCGTGCTGGAAAACACCCTGCAACGCTTGGCCGAACAGGACCCGCTCACCGGTATCGCCAACCGCCAGGGCTTCCAGACCCTGCTGACCGCACGCCTGGCCGAGAATGAAGGCCGTGGCCTGGCCCTCGGTCACCTGGACCTCGATAACTTCCGTCACGCCAACGATGCCCTCGGCCATCAGGCTGGCGATCGGTTGATCCTGCAAGTGGTGTCGCGGCTCAAGAGCCAGCTCGAGGTCGGCGACCAACTGGCGCGCCTGGGCAGCGACGAATTCGCCCTGCTGATCGACACCCGCCGGGCGCCCCAGCGCGCCGAGTGGATGGCCGAGCGCATCACCGAAGTCATGGCCGAACCCTACTGGGTGGATGGCGAAAGCCTGCTGATCGGTTGCAGCCTGGGAGTGGCGCATGCCCGCGCCCGCGCCGGGGCCGACCCGCTGATGTGGCACGCCCATATCGCCATGCAGCAGGCCAAGAGCACCCAGGGCTGCACCTTTCATATCTTCAACGAACGTATCAATCGCAACGCGCGCAGCCTGGCCGACCTGGAAAGCGAGCTGCGCCGCGCCTTGCGGCGTGATGAGCTGGAGTTGCACTACCAGCCGCGCCTGGACCTGGACGACGGGCATATCGTCGGCCTGGAGGCCCTGGTGCGCTGGCGTCATGGCGAGCGTGGCCTGTTGCCGCCGAGTGAATTCGTGCCCCTGGCCGAGCAGAGTGGCCTGATCGTGCCGTTGGGCTACTGGGTGATCTCCCGGGCCCTGCGTGACATGCAGGACCTGCGTGAACGCGGCCTGCCGCCGCTGCACATGGCCGTCAACCTGTCGTTCCGTCAGTTCCAGGACAGCCAGTTGCTCTCGACCCTCAGCCGGCTGATTGCCGAGCGTGGGGTGGAAGCGCAATGGTTGGAGTTCGAACTCACCGAAACGGCCGTGATGCGTCGCAGTGACCTGGTCAAGCAAACCATGGACGCCCTCGGTCGCCTGGGTGTGCGGTTCTCCCTGGATGACTTCGGTACAGGCTTCTCTTCGTTCGTGCACCTCAACAGCCTGCCGATTGCCTTGTTGAAGATCGACAAGAGCTTTGTCGGCGGCATGGAAGAGCGCGAAGAGAACCGCAAGCTGGTGCATGCCATGATCAACCTGGCGCACAACCTCAACCTGGAGGTGGTCGCCGAAGGTGTGGAAACACCGGAGCAACTGGCGCTGTTGCGCTTGTTTGGCTGCGACCAGGCCCAGGGCTATCTGATCAGCAAGCCGTTGCCGTTACCGGAGCTTGTGGAGTACCTGACTTTCGGTAAAGGCCAGCAGGCCTTGCTGGGTTGA